In one window of Episyrphus balteatus chromosome 3, idEpiBalt1.1, whole genome shotgun sequence DNA:
- the LOC129913818 gene encoding small nuclear ribonucleoprotein-associated protein B-like: protein MGKTIILLLIACMLIGTSMCASAPLMALGTDLKGAGLQGGPPGGGRGPPDGQRGPPPSGMPPGGGLPPTTAASG, encoded by the exons ATgggaaaaacaataattttacttttgaTCGCTTGCATGCTGATTGGAACTTCG atgTGTGCAAGTGCACCATTAATGGCCCTTGGTACTGACCTCAAAGGTGCCGGTTTACAAg GTGGTCCACCCGGTGGTGGTCGTGGCCCACCTGATGGTCAGCGTGGTCCTCCTCCATCTGGAATGCCTCCTGGCGGTGGTCTTCCACCAACAACAGCTGCATCTGGTTGA